Proteins encoded by one window of Nasonia vitripennis strain AsymCx chromosome 5, Nvit_psr_1.1, whole genome shotgun sequence:
- the LOC100120623 gene encoding mediator of RNA polymerase II transcription subunit 13 isoform X7 gives MTHPSHQTNGASLEDCHTNFFALTDLCGIKWRKLVWGEVAGGFGGNLLEDPVLSSFSRCLQGDILCVWRRVSASQAQNAQMGNPFDINSIAPSPAPPPLSLQAAKELWIFWYGEEPDLTGLVSPELIACESEQGSWESGLSYECRSLLFKALHNLIERCLLSRDFVRLGKWFVQPYDGFEKHRCSSHLSFSFAFFVHGESTVCASVDVRQHPAVRHLTRACLQRTQTSQSPVKVILAPYGLAGTLTGQVGRLDSQLLDEWKSFYPINSSGLEPGLPALVEVLVGGVRMRYPSCYVLVTDMDESPVMMSMTSGGSGCGAPAGLGPSSVTVNGVGIEITMPLSPPNSPASYEHPLSMQRDLGPATELPERVWAECIVGARASSPSRQAGKQLNNGEANEPNGGWNFVDPTLKSSCSCSKVSVSRPDAPKTPPDGGPPSYPRGGPPTGGDCLPVPSVGSPGSPAPSPLPTPHSEPPASIPPADAQNPAQQSIAGPAGAPGSPQVQQQQQQSMSQPAINLLQPPLTPSQGGPKSIPSSNTQVPSPAIPSSVTSTSTPINPQQQQQQHQQQQQQQQQHPQQLVVQAPPPPTLKRPLLTSKEYEGALLDDEQPLPWLYDYSTQEAWLNHPVKRLKGTPLGPASLRHNQSLYPPMNPSSCTAVGQSNLLGENGPMGQAMQAQGQQPMLEIKQEPGTMSGECIGGRPDPYEFDANGEENGTGVDGLKRQRDEPKPSSLFTSEGLQASYKDLDQIFDNSDPDTSSDETNLNQLQVQTPPGSNKSGGGGGHDGSDVRLDSTTSNSGASGANTSSSSGKHSSSSSSSCNRGVGVLRPEELSKMFPTPPSLEHNPVASPCQLGDPSLEQTDLTSAAASAVAAASGTQIVQQHQQQQRQLQRQLPDIYPNMGSPPEEPIDDWSYVFKPPTMCKLVGSSKYAPLTNLPSQSLPPVTLPAHCVYRTSWQCSNANANQNNQDKSSQPTRPNSVQQQQQQQQQVLQQQQQQHQAQLMPASPAQLGTPYGRQQMQGGVMSVRPPPPPYDQPSPATSTTSSYLNKNLNSIEADTPGPMRAPESNSLVVNILLGDTALNIFRDHNFNSCSLCVCNSQGKGIGNIKGADAGTYLAGSWAASNNVFQDDDQFRCNCGFSAVVNRRLAHKAGLFYEDEMEITGIAEDPAEKKKASLATIACCDSKTVPEGIDIVPSTVLELLREQCLIVQSSASSLHKAARLYAANRTKPSSLSVNALEFSDSNELSLAAIDQSKLDGSPVDRSQRLNGVHRWAFLRAKGPQCNGDIVRIMKTVQPLLQEAIQQKATRMWDAPYTVRILTWRGFHRLAGRDTKDRCEPQPVPALVVGYDRDWLSLSPYALSYWEKLLLEPYAGPRDVAYVVVAPDNDCVVGKVKTFFRELSTTYEICRLGKHTPIAKTVRDGILRVGKSTTQKLANTNNVNNKQQQQQQTDEWFKLLGDNHIGECLRLYAQACNQRLAPYLTQVIQDRSLFDLGDMTGSGGKQNQSSSNVTETMPATPDGTPSKPESVEGENARSEAPSGATPNANSTAGNTTPTSQNTTNNPQTTMTGNSQQQQQQSQAAALGPDEEELELPSVVVYLVEPFSLGGADCPDRRRLAILALLRAFAAAVNNMPEGIRGNISVQLISLESVMELGRVRERRKIQDEMRALALNVFLQGRRLLSHNTAARSLTGFGTAAAADLFLKNKDSHSNILAPAHQERNKAALRLYAPAYVLAPLRCKSEAPDSFGTTGPEECSVLYLSYCLSEDQSWLLAVATDDRGEIFETATINIDIPNRKRRKRASARRAGLQKLMDFILGVMSQGVQPWRLVVGRVGRIGHGELKGWSWLLSKKALLKASKHLKDICGQCNLLYPSAAPCVLSACLVSLEPDSNLRLMADQFTPDERFSQASVNCQLSTPQDVTCTHILVFPTSATTQSSQTAFHEQQINEPELGDDELFSALHEDLPEGMEGMTDFNDIFNVWPEPGGGGGQSPSGSPRRPEGSPLGGDGPGSGVGNHDGPGSPYPCSNTPRAANSEQVEESGNLLQQPLALGYLVSTAPTGRMPSWFWSACPHLEGVCPVFLKNALHLHSPAIQSNDELLNNQSAVISHGLDSTLTTDVLRYVLEGYNALSWLSVDANTKDRLSCLPVHMQALMQLYHATAALV, from the exons ACGGACCTCTGCGGGATAAAATGGAGGAAGCTGGTGTGGGGCGAGGTGGCAGGCGGCTTCGGCGGCAATCTGCTGGAGGACCCGGTGCTGTCGAGCTTCTCGCGTTGCCTGCAGGGCGACATCCTCTGCGTCTGGAGGCGAGTCTCGGCTTCCCAGGCCCAGAATGCCCAGATGGGCAACCCCTTCGACATCAACTCGATTGCCCCGTCGCCTGCGCCGCCACCCCTCTCCCTTCAAGCTGCCAAGGAGCTCTGGATATTCTGGTACGGCGAGGAGCCAGACCTCACAGGACTCGTCTCCCCCGAACTCATCGCTTGTG AAAGCGAACAAGGTTCATGGGAGAGCGGTCTGTCGTACGAGTGCAGGTCGCTACTGTTCAAGGCCCTGCACAACCTCATCGAGAGATGTCTACTGTCGCGGGATTTTGTGCGACTCGGAAAATGGTTCGTCCAACCCTACGACGGCTTCGAGAAGCATCGATGCTCGAG CCACCTGTCGTTCTCCTTCGCTTTCTTCGTGCACGGCGAGAGCACGGTCTGCGCGAGCGTCGATGTGCGGCAACATCCGGCGGTCAGACACCTGACGAGGGCCTGTCTTCAGCGAACCCAGACGTCTCAGTCGCCGGTCAAAG TGATCCTCGCACCGTACGGTCTGGCAGGTACACTGACGGGCCAGGTGGGTCGTCTCGACTCCCAACTCCTCGACGAGTGGAAGTCCTTCTACCCGATCAACAGCTCTGGTCTGGAACCAGGCCTGCCGGCCCTCGTGGAGGTCCTCGTAGGCGGTGTCCGCATGCGCTACCCATCCTGCTACGTCCTCGTGACCGACATGGATGAGAGCCCGGTCATGATGAGCATGACGAGCGGAGGTAGTGGCTGCGGAGCCCCAGCGGGCCTCGGTCCTAGCAGTGTCACAGTCAACGGCGTTGGCATCGAGATCACCATGCCCTTGTCGCCTCCTAACAGTCCGGCTAGCTACGAGCATCCGCTATCGATGCAGAGGGACTTGGGTCCAGCTACCGAGCTGCCCGAGAGGGTCTGGGCCGAGTGTATCGTTGGCGCGAGGGCCAGTAGCCCGTCTCGACAAGCTGGAAAACAGCTCAACAACGGAGAGGCCAACGAGCCCAACGGAGGATGGAACTTTGTTGATCCTACCCTCAAGTCTTCCTGCAGCTGCTCCAA GGTGTCGGTGAGTCGTCCGGACGCACCAAAAACGCCACCAGATGGTGGGCCACCTTCCTACCCTCGGGGAGGTCCTCCGACGGGAGGTGACTGTCTGCCGGTACCGTCGGTGGGTTCACCCGGTTCTCCAGCGCCGTCGCCGTTGCCAACTCCTCACTCGGAACCGCCAGCGAGTATACCACCGGCTGATGCCCAAAACCCGGCCCAGCAATCCATCGCCGGTCCAGCGGGTGCTCCCGGGAGTCCAcaggtgcagcagcagcagcagcagtcgatgAGCCAACCGGCGATCAACCTTCTGCAGCCGCCGCTCACTCCGTCACAG GGCGGCCCGAAGTCGATACCCTCGAGCAACACGCAGGTGCCAAGCCCGGCTATTCCCAGCTCCGTGACCTCGACGTCGACGCCCATCAACccacaacaacagcagcagcagcatcagcagcagcaacaacagcagcaacagcatccTCAGCAGCTAGTGGTTCAGGCGCCACCGCCACCGACGCTCAAGCGGCCACTGCTCACTTCGAAAGAGTACGAGGGTGCGCTGCTAGACGACGAACAGCCGCTGCCCTGGCTGTACGACTACTCGACACAAGAGGCATGGCTTAACCACCCGGTCAAGAGACTCAAGGGCACACCTTTGGGTCCAGCCAGTTTGCGCCACAATCAGAGCCTCTATCCGCCGATGAACCCGTCTTCCTGCACTGCTGTTGGTCAGTCCAATCTGCTTGGCGAAAATGGACCTATGGGTCAGGCGATGCAAGCGCAAGGCCAACAGCCTATGCTCGAAATAAAGCAGGAGCCCGGCACGATGTCG GGGGAATGTATAGGCGGAAGACCGGACCCTTATGAATTTGACGCAAATGGTGAAGAAAACGGCACTGGCGTTGACGGACTTAAAAGGCAAAGGGACGAACCTAAGCCAAGCTCTCTATTCACTAGTGAAGGTCTTCAAGCATCGTACAAAGATTTAGATCAAATTTTCGATAATTCCGATCCTGATACTTCCAGCGACGAAACT AACCTGAACCAACTGCAAGTGCAAACGCCCCCGGGCTCGAACAAATCCGGTGGCGGTGGCGGACACGACGGCTCGGACGTTCGGCTGGATAGCACGACTTCGAACTCCGGTGCCTCGGGCGCTAATACGTCATCTAGCTCTGGCAAACACAGCTCTTCCTCGTCCTCTTCTTGCAATCGGGGTGTAGGCGTATTACGGCCCGAAGAGCTCTCCAAGATGTTTCCGACGCCGCCGTCGCTTGAGCACAACCCGGTGGCCTCGCCTTGCCAACTCGGCGACCCTAGCCTCGAGCAAACTGACCTAACTTCTGCAGCGGCCTCAGCGGTAGCAGCGGCTAGTGGTACGCAAATCGTCCAGCAACATCAACAGCAGCAACGTCAGCTGCAACGACAGTTGCCGGACATCTATCCAAACATGGGCTCACCGCCTGAGGAGCCAATTGATGATTGGTCTTACGTCTTCAAACCGCCCACCATGTGCAAACTTGTTGGATCGTCCAAATATGCACCCCTTACTAACCTGCCCAGTCAAAGCTTGCCGCCCGTTACTCTACCGGCTCACTGCGTCTACAGGACGTCCTGGCAGTGTAGTAACGCTAACGCTAATCAAAA TAACCAAGATAAGTCTTCGCAGCCAACTCGGCCAAACTCTgtacaacagcagcaacagcagcagcaacaagtgctgcagcaacaacagcaacagcaccAAGCTCAACTTATGCCGGCAAGCCCAGCGCAGCTTGGTACACCCTACGGTCGCCAACAGATGCAAGGCGGTGTGATGAGCGTGCGACCACCACCGCCGCCTTACGATCAGCCCTCACCGGCGACATCCACCACTTCGTCCTATCTCAATAAAAACCTTAACAGTATCGAGGCCGACACTCCCGGACCTATGCGTGCACCCGAGTCAAACTCGTTGGTAGTCAATATTCTGCTTGGCGATACAGCTTTGAACATTTTCCGTGATCACAACTTTAACAGCTGTAGTTTGTGTGTCTGTAATTCCCAAGGAAAAGGTATTGGAAATATAAAAGGAGCCGATGCAGGAACGTATCTTGCTGGCTCCTGGGCTGCTAGTAATAATGTCTTCCAG GACGATGATCAGTTTAGGTGCAACTGTGGCTTTAGCGCCGTAGTTAATCGACGCCTGGCGCATAAAGCCGGGTTATTTTACGAGGACGAGATGGAGATCACAGGCATAGCCGAGGACCCGgccgagaagaaaaaagcctCGCTCGCGACGATCGCCTGTTGCGACTCGAAGACTGTACCCGAGGGCATTGATATCGTGCCGTCCACTGTCCTCGAACTCCTTCGTGAGCAGTGTCTGATCGTCCAGAGTTCGGCAAGCAGTCTGCACAAGGCAGCGCGACTCTATGCCGCTAACCGCACAAAACCCAGCTCGCTCAGTGTTAATGCCCTCGAGTTTAGTGACAGCAACGAGCTCTCCCTTGCTGCTATCGACCAAAGCAAACTTGATG GTTCGCCTGTAGATCGCAGCCAACGACTGAACGGCGTGCACCGCTGGGCATTCCTCCGAGCTAAGGGTCCTCAGTGCAATGGAGACATCGTGCGCATCATGAAGACCGTGCAGCCATTACTACAGGAGGCCATCCAGCAGAAAGCCACAAGAATGTGGGATGCGCCTTATACGGTCAGAATACTCACGTGGCGCGGCTTCCACAGGCTTGCTGGTCGCGATACTAAGGATCGTTGCGAGCCACAACCTGTACCGGCACTTGTAGTCGGTTATGATAGGGATTGGCTGTCGCTGTCGCCCTATGCGCTCAGTTACTGGGAAAAATTATTGCTCGAACCCTACGCGGGACCCAGAGACGTGGCTTACGTGGTAGTCGCGCCTGATAATGATTGCGTTGTCGGCAAGGTCAAGACCTTCTTTAGAGAATTGTCTACTACATACGAG ATTTGTCGGCTGGGTAAGCACACTCCTATTGCCAAAACGGTGCGTGACGGTATCCTCCGTGTTGGCAAGTCCACGACGCAGAAGCTCGCGAATACCAACAATGTCAACAAcaagcaacagcaacagcagcagactGACGAGTGGTTCAAATTACTCGGCGACAACCACATCGGCGAGTGCCTCAGATTGTACGCTCAGGCTTGTAATCAAAGGCTCGCGCCTTACCTCACTCAGGTCATCCAGGACAGAAGTCTATTTGACTTGGGTGACATGACCGGCAGCGGTGGCAAGCAGAATCAATCAAGCAGTAATGTAACAGAGACGATGCCTGCCACGCCGGATGGTACGCCTAGCAAACCGGAATCTGTGG AAGGTGAGAACGCGCGAAGCGAAGCACCATCAGGTGCGACGCCGAACGCCAATTCGACAGCGGGTAATACGACGCCTACGTCGCAGAACACGACAAACAATCCACAGACGACAATGACGGGCAATtcacaacagcaacagcagcagtcgCAGGCCGCAGCCCTGGGACCCGACGAGGAAGAGCTCGAATTACCTTCAGTCGTCGTTTACCTTGTTGAGCCATTCTCTTTGGGAGGTGCTGACTGTCCGGATCGCCGTCGATTGGCCATCCTGGCACTGCTACGCGCCTTCGCAGCAGCTGTGAACAATATGCCCGAGGGTATCAGAGGAAATATCAGCGTACAG TTGATATCGTTAGAAAGTGTCATGGAACTGGGTCGAGTTCGTGAAAGGCGGAAAATCCAAGATGAGATGAGGGCTTTAGCATTGAACGTATTTTTGCAAGGCCGAAGGCTTTTATCGCACAATACAGCAGCCAGGAGTCTCACTGGCTTCGGAACGGCCGCTGCAGCAGATCTCTTCCTTAAAAACAAAGAT TCTCATAGTAACATTCTTGCACCTGCACATCAGGAACGCAACAAAGCAGCGCTGCGGCTATACGCTCCGGCGTACGTACTAGCGCCTTTGCGTTGTAAAAGCGAGGCGCCCGACTCTTTTGGTACCACTGGTCCCGAAGAGTGCTCAGTTCTCTACCTAAGCTACTGTCTCAGCGAAGACCAGTCCTGGCTATTGGCTGTCGCCACCGACGACCGGGGTGAGATATTCGAGACAGCCACTATCAACATCGACATACCCAACAGGAAAAGAAGGAAACGAGCTTCGGCCAGAAGAGCCGGCCTGCAGAAACTTATGGATTTTATACTCGGTGTAATGTCTCAAGGG GTACAGCCTTGGAGGCTCGTGGTTGGTCGCGTAGGCAGAATTGGTCACGGTGAGCTCAAGGGTTGGAGttggctgttgtctaaaaaagCTCTGTTAAAGGCGTCTAAGCATCTTAAGGATATTTGCGGCCAGTGTAATTTGCTGTATCCTTCGGCTGCACCTTGTGTGCTTAGCGCCTGTCTTGTTTCCCTCGAGCCTGATAGTAATCTCAGGCTCATGGCTGACCAATTTACCCCAGATGAGAGGTTCAGTCAAGCCTCCGTCAACTGCCAACTGTCGACCCCGCAAGACGTCACCTGCACACACATACTCGTCTTCCCCACCTCGGCCACCACGCAG TCGTCACAAACTGCCTTCCACGAGCAACAAATAAACGAACCGGAGTTGGGCGATGACGAGCTCTTTTCCGCGCTGCATGAGGACCTTCCTGAGGGCATGGAGGGCATGACCGACTTTAATGATATTTTCAATGTTTGGCCGGAACCCGGTGGCGGTGGTGGTCAAAGCCCTAGCGGTAGTCCACGTAGACCCGAAGGTTCACCCCTTGGTGGCGACGGACCTGGATCTGGAGTTGGAAATCACGATGGACCTGGCAGTCCGTACCCTTGCAGTAACACGCCGAGg gCGGCGAATTCAGAGCAAGTTGAAGAGTCGGGTAACCTACTACAGCAGCCGCTGGCTCTTGGCTATCTAGTATCCACGGCGCCTACAGGACGTATGCCCTCTTGGTTTTGGTCTGCCTGTCCTCATCTCGAGGGCGTCTGTCCAGTTTTCCTCAAGAACGCTCTTCACTTGCACAGCCCAGCCATCCAATCCAATGACGAGCTGCTGAACAATCAAAGCGCCGTTATCTCGCATGGTCTCGACTCCACACTTACCACCGATGTGCTCAG ataCGTACTTGAAGGTTACAACGCGTTATCATGGCTATCAGTGGATGCAAACACGAAGGACAGATTATCCTGTTTGCCGGTGCACATGCAGGCGCTCATGCAGCTCTATCATGCGACGGCAGCCCTCGTCTGA